One region of Purpureocillium takamizusanense chromosome 4, complete sequence genomic DNA includes:
- a CDS encoding uncharacterized protein (SECRETED:SignalP(1-23~SECRETED:cutsite=VWA-VA~SECRETED:prob=0.6503)~EggNog:ENOG503P54X~COG:S), which yields MGVASAILIVLITILFPPLGVWAVAGCGMDLLINICLTILGYLPGHIHAFYLEYIYYDRREQAHEGRYPTSRAPGVYSDNVQTGGQGYGTIVQPTR from the exons ATGGGTGTCGCGTCCGCtatcctcatcgtcctcatcaccatcctct TCCCTCCCCTGGGAGTGTGGGCAGTGGCAGGATGTGGCATGG ACTTGCTCATCAACATTTGCCTGACGATCCTCGGCTATCTACCCGGTCATATTCACGCCTTCTATCTCGAGTACATCTACTATGACCGTCGAGAGCAGGCCCACGAGGGGCGCTACCCAACCAGCCGCGCGCCTGGCGTCTACTCGGACAACGTGCAGACGGGCGGCCAAGGATACGGCACCATCGTGCAGCCGACCCGCTAA
- the NRP1 gene encoding Asparagine-rich protein (ARP protein) (EggNog:ENOG503NWY0~COG:A): MTTQPQVNIDRYVVIHVATTCDEHGVYVTKDSAEVIELGWILLDANSLEEITHESVLVKPVNTPITPLCTSLTTLTWEHVRNAGTFRDAIGRFDAFANEYLTSKNLDFVFVTLDAWDLRVQLPREARDKAVVLPPYLQHSRTFDLRTEYQRWQQHHPESLPFGPSMLSNICAALEVEPVQSSAPIKHNLPFHLQALAPASPRRAMEEAITLARVLRGLIRKSQPSQEHPDVLTRPMDARADVRAFLSERSKVLHMSGLPHDTTQSELESWFTQFGGRPIAFWTLRTPEQHKPTGTGFAVFSSHEEAAESLCMNGRALNEKAIEVSPSSSRVLDRAQDILTPFPPSKNRPRPGDWTCPSCGFSNFQRRTACFRCSFPAMGAGPAGGEMGGGGPGGYGYQYGPPNMMPPPPHGGHHGPMGHGGRMGGGGVVPFRAGDWKCGNEVCGYHNFAKNVCCLRCGASRAGAAVVADSGYPSPMDNASQYSMSQGSMAGTPGPGPFGSGNSFASGAGYNQHFGGPPNHFLPSGLGGGAGAYPSSLNTQGFGSTPGSHSAGPFDSRAAEAAFQSATNGPASAGPNASNNFYNNGENDPFAFLSSGIGGLSVSGNDARQNGGGAPPSKSPA, translated from the exons atgacCACGCAGCCCCAGGTCAACATCGACCGCTACGTCGTGATCCATGTGGCCACGACCTGCGATGAACATGGCGTCTACGTCACCAAAGACTCTGCCGAGGTCATTGAGCTTGGATGGATCCTGCTCGATGCGAATTCCCTTGAGGAG ATTACCCATGAGAGCGTCCTCGTCAAGCCTGTCAACACCCCCATCACGCCCTTGTGCA CGAGCCTCACAACCCTCACTTGGGAGCACGTCCGAAATGCCGGCACCTTCAGAGACGCCATCGGTCGATTCGATGCTTTTGCGAACGAGTATCTTACAAGCAAGAACCTCGACTTCGTATTCGTCACCCTAGATGCCTGGGATCTGCGCGTTCAGCTTCCCCGAGAAGCCCGCGACAAGGCTGTCGTGCTGCCTCCGTATCTGCAGCACTCACGCACCTTCGATCTGCGCACCGAGTATCAGcgttggcagcagcaccaccccGAGTCGCTGCCTTTCGGCCCGTCGATGCTCTCCAACATCTGCGCCGCACTCGAGGTGGAGCCCGTTCAGTCGAGCGCCCCCATCAAGCACAACTTGCCCTTCCACCTGCAGGCCTTggccccggcctcgccgcgccgcgccatggaggaggccatCACTCTTGCTCGCGTTCTTCGAGGGCTCATCCGCAAGTCCCAGCCCTCGCAGGAGCACCCCGACGTCCTAACTCGGCCCATGGATGCTCGTGCCGATGTGCGAGCCTTCCTCTCCGAGAGGAGCAAGGTCCTGCATATGTCTGGGCTTCCTCACGACACGACTCAGTCAGAACTTGAGAGCTGGTTCACCCAGTTTGGTGGCCGCCCTATCGCCTTCTGGACTCTCCGTACCCCCGAGCAACACAAGCCCACCGGCACCGGCTTTGCAGTGTTTTCTTCACATGAAGAG gccgccgagagccTGTGCATGAATGGTCGCGCGCTCAACGAAAAGGCCATTGAAGTCTCTCCTTCTTCCAGCCGTGTTCTCGATCGTGCGCAGGACATCCTGACGCCGTTCCCGCCTAGCAAGAATCGACCTCGACCTGGCGACTGGACTTGCCCCTCTTGCGGCTTCTCCAACTTCCAGCGCCGCACGGCCTGCTTCCGATGCTCGTTCCCTGCCATGGGTGCCGGGCCTGCCGGTGGTgagatgggcggcggtggccctGGCGGCTACGGCTACCAGTACGGCCCCCCCAACATGAtgcctccccctcctcatggcggccaccacggcccGATGGGCCATGGTGGACGcatgggtggcggcggcgttgtccCGTTTCGTGCTGGTGACTGGAAGTGCGGCAACGAGGTGTGCGGTTACCACAACTTCGCCAAGAATGTTTGCTGTCTTCGTTGcggcgccagccgcgccggGGCTGCCGTGGTCGCCGACTCGGGCTACCCATCTCCCATGGATAACGCGTCGCAGTATAGCATGAGCCAGGGATCCATGGCTGGCACTCCCGGTCCCGGACCATTCGGCTCCGGCAACTCCTTCGCCTCTGGTGCTGGCTACAATCAGCATTTTGGAGGCCCTCCCAACCACTTTTTGCCGTCCGGcctgggtggtggtgccggtgctTATCCCAGCTCTCTCAACACCCAGGGCTTTGGCTCGACTCCAGGGTCTCACTCGGCCGGCCCTTTCGATAGCCGAGCTGCGGAGGCCGCTTTCCAGTCCGCCACCAACGGCCCTGCGTCAGCCGGCCCCAACGCGTCCAACAACTTCTACAATAATGGGGAGAATGACCCGTTCGCCTTCCTGTCaagcggcatcggcggcctgTCGGTCAGCGGCAACGACGCCCGCCagaacggcggcggtgctccCCCGAGCAAGTCGCCTGCCTAA
- a CDS encoding uncharacterized protein (EggNog:ENOG503P43B), which produces MPLLPRAPSHSFPPTRGHAFAHLGSFVHLSAHFDNPHLRLPHSPQSVPHSETTHREDSSAMDQPFDPMELFKAEVRRKAQADGMSPEEAEVLASLALDTLRAKAATKRPGSPVTKAEVAEGVRKHAIREVEKSNARKEKLMMQGLTLIGSMTQEQLDEFMENYDGDEIGNDDEDSDEGEECRAIGTEKHGNLGRETKRFAFEDDGLEEVFGDDEDDPYDLCADMANLHLGMRRDGMDLITALCQRVELTVELAKHLRPEDLLTLYSTSRAFYQAFNAHALSVIRQIIAYKAPEAGRVFAFKMYRRHLINDPAGRVWGVQMSEAERRACGDMAKQVRTVPGVRYLQLVLTRDRCCREILAVMARLGHRTPAGTLDALLRLWLTMEVGVSSQRQAMMGSRDLWRDADLYNVQLFFVKLIMVFNEPGFGARKPEILHILLGRRYGLVFLWEVLLRKRWTTAAEIMQAKVAYRTAMRSIGRNVNGDKPAFGVPLDDVSQGHTEGWGLSFNPLLRPDELVATESLQRGLDLHMHLRFMAVWGYWDWFTGDNLVPTEDEMYVEDEETALAHMDTSHHWKKKHALKKRWASLTPEQQRKIREADEGERLMALAWLGSSSSSSSSSSSEQQQQQQPASEGEGEGDGMGSSADGAAPQPAKLDDEITRGIIVHKPKSKLKPPRTTDSLAAWVEFSSKALSGGAQRPPTGDQGLRAQALHSHGAATEEWDWLDWLQREFDYEDARTAASTAAAAAQEDAEMADGYDDEASPVSDEYDSEWSDDNDEDMESNEEMDGIIAEVLARANGPGDVVMADDRGNTGVAQDIHSQQYGEADMTDDGSDQMLQSGQDLQDFVNGFFKGTDL; this is translated from the exons ATGCCGCTTTTGCCTCGTGCACCATCACATTCGTTTCCTCCTACCCGTGGGCACGCGTTCGCGCACCTTGGTTCCTTCGTTCATTTATCAGCACATTTCGATAATCCTCACTTGAGGCTTCCG CATTCACCGCAGAGTGTGCCACACTCGGAGACGACACACCGAGAAGATTCCTCTGCCATGGATCAGCCGTTCGACCCCATGGAGCTATTCAAGGCGGAGGTCCGACGCAAAGCCCAGGCCGACGGCATGTCCCccgaagaggccgaggtgctcgccagcctcgcgctcgacaCGCTGCGCGCCAAGGCGGCAACCAAGAGGCCCGGCTCGCCAGTGACCAAGGCAGAAGTTGCCGAGGGCGTTAGGAAGCATGCCATTAGGGAGGTGGAGAAGAGCAATGCGCGGAAGGAAAAGCTCATGATGCAAGGCCTCACCCTCATCGGGAGCATGACCCAGGAACAGCTCGACGAGTTCATGGAGAATtacgatggcgacgagatcggcaatgatgacgaggacagTGACGAAGGTGAAGAGTGTCGGGCGATAGGAACGGAGAAGCATGGGAATCTGGGTCGAGAGACCAAGCGGTTCGCGTTTGAggacgatggcctcgaggaggtctttggcgatgacgaggatgatcCCTACGACTTGTGCGCGGACATGGCAAACTTGCACCTCGGCATGCGTCGCGATGGCATGGACCTCATCACGGCCCTCTGTCAGCGCGTCGAGCTCACCGTCGAACTCGCAAAGCATCTCCGCCCAGAGGACCTGCTCACACTCTACTCAACCAGCCGCGCGTTCTACCAGGCCTTCAACGCACATGCCCTCTCCGTGATCCGGCAGATCATCGCGTACAAAGCccccgaggccggccgcgtcTTCGCCTTCAAGATGTATCGGCGCCACCTCATCAACgaccccgccggccgcgtctGGGGCGTCCAGAtgtccgaggccgagcgccgAGCCtgcggcgacatggccaagcaGGTCAGGACGGTGCCAGGGGTGCGGTACCTGCAGCTCGTGCTCACGCGggaccgctgctgccgcgagatcctcgccgtcatggcccgcctcgggcaccgcacgcccgcggggacgctcgacgcgctgctgcgcctgtgGCTCACCATGGAGGTCGGCGTGTCGTCGCAGCGGcaggccatgatgggcagCAGGGACCTCTGGCGGGACGCGGACCTTTACAACGTGCAGCTCTTCTTCGTCAAGCTGATCATGGTCTTCAACGAGCCCGGTTTCGGCGCGCGCAAGCCCGAAATACTCcacatcctcctcggccggcgctACGGCCTCGTGTTCCTCTGGGAGGTGCTCCTCCGCAAGCGCTGGACTACCGCGGCGGAGATTATGCAGGCCAAGGTCGCGTACAGAACGGCCATGCGGTCCATCGGGCGCAACGTCAACGGCGACAAGCCGGCCTTTGGCGTGCCTCTCGACGACGTCAGCCAGGGCCACACCGAGGGCTGGGGCCTGAGCTTCaaccccctcctccgtccggatgagctcgtcgccacggAGAGCCTGCAGCGAGGGCTTGACCTCCACATGCACCTGCGCTTCATGGCCGTCTGGGGCTACTGGGACTGGTTCACGGGCGATAACCTGGTCCCCACCGAGGACGAAATgtacgtcgaggacgaggagacggcccTCGCACACATGGACACGAGCCACCactggaagaagaagcacgCCCTCAAGAAGCGCTGGGCGTCTCTCACccccgagcagcagcgcaagattcgcgaggccgacgagggcgagcgcctgatggccctggcctggcttgggtcgtcgtcgtcgtcgtcgtcatcgtcgtcgtcggagcaacaacagcagcagcagccggcaagcgagggcgaaggcgagggtGACGGCATGGGCAGCTCCGCCGATGGGGCAGCTCCCCAGCCGGCAAAGCTCGACGACGAAATCACgcgcggcatcatcgtccacAAGCCCAAGTCGAAGCTCAAGCCTCCCCGCACCACggacagcctcgccgcctgggTCGAGTTCAGCAGCAAGGCactcagcggcggcgcgcagcgaCCCCCAACCGGCGACCAGGGGCTGCGTGCGCAGGCCCTCCACAGCCACGGAGCCGCGACGGAGGAGTGGGACTGGTTGGATTGGCTGCAGCGGGAGTTTGACTACGAGGAcgcgcggacggcggcgtcgacggcagcagcagcagcgcaggaGGACGCCGAGATGGCCGACGGCTACGACGATGAAGCGAGCCCTGTCTCGGACGAGTACGACTCGGAGTGgagcgacgacaacgacgaggatATGGAGAGCAACGAGGAAATGGACGGCATTATCGCAGaggtcctcgcccgcgcgaaTGGCCCCGGGGACGTGGTTATGGCTGACGATCGCGGGAACACGGGCGTTGCCCAAGACATCCATTCACAGCAGtacggcgaggccgacatgACCGATGATGGTTCGGACCAAATGCTGCAGAGCGGACAGGACCTCCAGGACTTTGTCAATGGGTTCTTTAAGGGAACTGACCTGTGA
- the HAT2 gene encoding Histone acetyltransferase type B subunit 2 (EggNog:ENOG503NV7T~COG:B), translated as MILGTALTWPTLTVQWFPDVKEPEGKSYRMHRLLLGTHTSDDSTNYLQIADVQIPKTVAPNPDNYDEERGEIGGYGNSGDVAAIKCEIVQKIEHPSEVNKARYQPQNPDIIATLCVDGRILIFDRTKHPLQPATPGKINPQIELVGHKAEGFGLAWNPHEAGGLASGSEDKTMCLWDLKTLEADSKSLRPARRYTHHTQIVNDVQYHPIAKSFIGSVSDDQTLQIVDVRQSDTTKAAVVAKKGHLDAINALAFNPTSEVLVATASADKTIGIWDLRNVKEKVHTLEGHNDAVTSLAWHPTEAGILGSGSYDRRIIFWDLSRVGEEQLPDDQDDGPPELLFMHGGHTNHLADFSWNPNEPWLVASAAEDNLLQIWKVAESIVGRDDGDLPVDELDR; from the exons ATGATTCTCGG AACCGCCTTGACTTGGCCTACCCTCACTGTCCAGTGGTTTCCCGATGTCAAGGAACCCGAGGGCAAGAGCTACAGGATGCACCGCCTCTTGCTAGGCACACATACTTCCGACGACAGCACCAACTACCTTCAGATTGCTGATGTGCAGATCCCCAAGACTGTCGCGCCTAATCCCGACAactacgacgaggagcgcggcgagatTGGCGGATACGGCAACTCtggcgatgtcgccgccatcaagtGCGAGATCGTCCAGAAGATTGAGCACCCCAGCGAGGTCAATAAGGCACGCTACCAACCACAAAACCCCGACATCATCGCTACATTGTGCGTCGACGGTAGGATTCTCATCTTCGACCGGACAAAGCACCCACTTCAGCCGGCCACCCCAGGCAAGATCAATCCCCAGATCGAGCTTGTCGGCCACAAGGCCGAGGGctttggcttggcttggaACCCCCAtgaggccggcggcctggcaTCAGGAAGCGAGGACAAGACTATGTGTCTCTG GGACTTGAAGACGCTTGAGGCAGATTCGAAATCGCTCCGACCAGCCCGTCGGTATACCCACCACACTCAGATTGTCAATGATGTACAATACCACCCCATCGCCAAGAGCTTCATTGGCTCCGTCTCGGACGACCAGACGCTCCAAATCGTCGATGTTCGCCAGAGCGACACGACCAAGGCTGCAGTCGTTGCCAAAAAGGGGCATCTCGATGCCATCAATGCCCTCGCTTTTAACCCTACCTCGGAGGTTCTGGTTGCCACAGCTTCAGCCGATAAGACGATAGGAATCTGGGACCTGCGAAATGTCAAGGAGAAGGTGCACACGTTAGAGGGCCACAACGACGCGGTGACTTCCCTGGCTTGGCATCCTACTGAGGCTGGTATCTTGGGCAGCGGTAGCTATGACCGAAGAATCATCTTCTGGGATCTGTCTCGGGTGGGTGAGGAGCAGCTGCCTGATGACCAGGATGACGGCCCCCCTGAGTT ACTCTTTATGCACGGCGGGCATACGAACCACTTGGCTGACTTTAGCTGGAACCCGAATGAGCCCTGGCTCGTGGCGAGTGCCGCAGAGGATAATTTGCTTCAGATTTGGAAGGTCGCAGAGTCCATCGTAGgacgggacgacggcgatcttcccgtcgacgagcttgacCGATAG
- the exo2 gene encoding exonuclease II Exo2 (EggNog:ENOG503NUZQ~COG:D~COG:L), which translates to MGVPKFFRWLSERYPPISQLIAENRIPEFDCLYLDMNGIIHNCTHKDAGEDTTFRLSEEEMFIRIFNYIEHLFGKIKPKQLFFMAIDGVAPRAKMNQQRARRFRTALDNEKAREKAIKEGVEMPKEEPFDSNCITPGTEFMAKLSLQLRYFVNKKVSEDSDWQGCEVVLSGHEVPGEGEHKIMEYIRNAKAQPNYNPNVRHCLYGLDADLIMLGLLSHDPHFCLLREEVTFGRASKAKSKELEHQNFYLLHLCMVREYLEMEFQELGKKGSLTFAFDLEKVIDDFILMAFFVGNDFLPNLPGLHINEGALANMFVTYKKVLPTCEGYINENGVINMARLQRLLDQLSKLELVSFENDVADEKWFAAKQMEKKLEGRNGATSKSSKNGQLVITSSQRDLWKHKIRPYVSKRSKESLNLGSSLKAADRKFVQDLADAMHLDWSTKEDENADRHLILAFPARPDADDEEEEEEEGNLAAYRVMKTYDKATVVDMTAEDAQKQYEQLYQDKYQGWKTKYYLQKFPEWPAEKYAVEQKALCENYVQGLQWVLFYYYRGIASWPWFYGYHYAPLISDVTKGLGADLNFKKGQPFKPYEQLMGVLPDRSKKIVPKIYHDLMTNPNSPIIDFYPRDFELDMNGKKMDWEAVVKIPFIDEKRLLDAMAPKNDLLEDDEKARNGFGVPIKFTYSSDVNFTYPSSLPGIFPEIQNCRCIENIFDLPDVEGLEYLSGLTDGALLNISALAGFPTLHTLPYTAQLVEGYGVNVFQSESKNPSVVVTLTDTKTRTSVEAWKAKLGQKCYVGYPFLQEAKVMRVQDELFSYELAEDGKQLITKDHSNREASEFAREAEYIEGWYGKRLGVTIGQVECLVYVHMLKGLIKTEEGALIKEYAENPSLRSIYASQTIVYEVVNEDERFIEKAALPIEEEFPIGTRAFFLGEYAYGRPLEITGHVSGKTEVVVSLPKTKEPDFAKAMIHQAERNNPYTPSFAVAKQLGVHPLVLSKITSSYQILNSAGLKLNLGLNLKFEGRKLKVLGYSRKSRTGWEFSAAAIKLIADYMVAFPDFFAAIQKEPQRSEITDTDLWKDPTVASQRVKDIVAWLKKQETSKFERVPLEAEQLDSDVVMALADAGERIFQATQDIDIRKMKGVPRVAILKPSDAELVLGNQSFQLGDRVTFAAAAGKVPIATRGTVVGISRTATALLLDVLWDTSFMSGTTLGDRAPMFRGQTVASSSVLNTSDKQVVSASSRSQQRRAAPNQTTGTYGSIGITQLKDAPTPPPLRGGWRGAMNPDRNSPARRGSPNARGSSAPNLLHSTLVYRGGPNGAQSPGQNANGHGRGGNQTGRAGGSGRGRGRGNFEGAQAPSGGEEAPKYGNVPPPVSLDNSRGGRGRGRGGRGRNGPPRGRGGNGRGGSVAQG; encoded by the exons ATGGG TGTCCCGAAATTTTTCAGATGGCTCTCGGAGCGATACCCGCCCATCTCCCAGCTCATCGCTGAGAACAGAATACCGGAGTTTGACTGCTTATAC CTCGACATGAACGGCATCATTCACAACTGTACGCACAAGGATGCGGGCGAGGACACGACCTTTAGGCTGAGCGAGGAGGAAATGTTCATCCGAATATTCAACTACATTGAGCACCTATTTGGCAAGATCAAGCCGAAACAGCTCTTTTTCATGGCCATCGATGGCGTCGCTCCGCGCGCCAAGATGAATCAGCAGCGAGCGCGTCGTTTCAGGACTGCCCTGGATAACGAGAAGGCCCGTGAAAAGGCCATTAAGGAGGGTGTGGAGATGCCAAAGGAGGAACCCTTTGATAGCAACTGTATCACCCCAG GAACCGAGTTCATGGCGAAGCTGTCACTGCAGCTGCGGTATTTCGTCAACAAAAAGGTATCAGAAGATTCTGACTGGCAAGGGTGTGAAGTTGTGCTCTCCGGTCATGAGGTAcctggagaaggagagcACAAGATCATGGAATACATTCGAAACGCAAAGGCGCAGCCAAACTACAACCCCAACGTGCGACACTGTCTGTACGgactcgacgccgacctcATCATGCTGGGTCTTCTCAGCCACGATCCTCATTTCTGCCTCTTACGCGAAGAGGTCACGTTCGGTCGCGCTTCTAAGGCCAAGtccaaggagctcgagcatCAAAATTTCTACCTTCTCCACCTCTGCATGGTGCGGGAATACCTTGAAATGGAGTTTCAGGAGCTGGGGAAAAAAGGGTCATTGACTTTCGCCTTCGACTTGGAGAAGGTCATCGACGACTTCATCCTCATGGCGTTCTTTGTCGGAAACGATTTCTTGCCGAATCTGCCGGGTCTTCACATCAACGAAGGCGCTTTGGCAAACATGTTTGTGACCTATAAGAAGGTGTTGCCGACATGTGAAGGGTATATTAACGAGAATGGTGTCATCAACATGGCGCGTTTGCAGCGCCTTCTTGACCAGCTCAGCAAGCTGGAGCTAGTATCGTTCGAGAACGACGTTGCTGACGAGAAGTGGTTTGCAGCAAAACagatggagaagaagctcgagggcAGGAATGGTGCAACTTCAAAGTCATCCAAGAATGGCCAACTTGTCATCACCTCCTCCCAGCGCGACCTGTGGAAACACAAAATCCGTCCCTACGTCTCAAAACGCTCCAAAGAGTCGCTGAACCTCGGTTCAAGCCTTAAGGCCGCCGATCGCAAGTTCGTGCAGGACCTTGCCGACGCCATGCACCTGGACTGGTCCACCAAGGAAGACGAGAACGCGGACCGGCATCTCATCTTGGCGtttcccgcccgccctgacgcagatgatgaggaagaggaagaggaagagggcaaCCTGGCTGCCTACCGCGTCATGAAGACTTACGACAAGGCCACCGTGGTCGACATGACCGCAGAGGATGCGCAAAAGCAGTACGAGCAGCTCTACCAAGACAAGTACCAGGGCTGGAAGACCAAATATTACCTGCAGAAATTCCCTGAGTGGCCTGCCGAGAAgtacgccgtcgagcagAAGGCGCTCTGCGAGAACTACGTTCAGGGCTTGCAGTGGGTGCTTTTCTACTACTACAGGGGTATTGCCTCTTGGCCCTGGTTCTACGGATACCACTACGCCCCCCTGATCTCTG ATGTCACCAAGGGCCTCGGGGCTGATCTCAACTTCAAGAAGGGGCAGCCATTCAAGCCATATGAGCAACTCATGGGCGTCCTGCCGGACAGGAGCAAGAAAATCGTGCCCAAAATCTATCACGATTTGATGACAAACCCCAATTCTCCCATCATCGACTTTTACCCTAGAGACTTTGAACTTGACATGAACGGGAAGAAGATGGATTGGGAGGCCGTTGTGAAGATCCCCTTCATTGATGAAAAGCGTCTGCTAGATGCCATGGCACCCAAGAACGATCTCCTAGAGGACGACGAAAAGGCACGCAACGGTTTCGGAGTGCCCATCAAGTTCACCTACTCATCTGACGTCAACTTTACATACCCATCCTCGCTCCCGGGCATATTTCCCGAGATCCAAAACTGCCGCTGCATCGAAAATATATTTGATTTGCCCGACGTCGAAGGGCTCGAGTATCTTTCTGGCCTTACGGATGGCGCGTTGCTCAACATATCTGCTCTTGCTGGCTTTCCGACACTACACACTCTCCCTTACACCGCTCAGCTGGTTGAAGGTTATGGTGTCAACGTCTTTCAGTCGGAAAGCAAGAACCCCAGTGTCGTTGTCACACTGACAGACACGAAGACGCGAACTAGTGTCGAGGCATGGAAGGCCAAACTTGGCCAGAAATGCTACGTTGGGTATCCCTTCCTCCAAGAAGCCAAGGTGATGAGAGTCCAGGACGAGCTCTTCAGCTATGAGCTCGCTGAGGATGGAAAGCAGCTCATCACGAAAGATCACTCCAACAGAGAAGCGTCCGAATTTGCTAGGGAAGCCGAATATATCGAGGGCTGGTACGGAAAACGCTTAGGCGTAACTATCGGGCAGGTGGAATGCCTCGTTTACGTGCACATGCTCAAGGGCCTGATCAAGACCGAGGAGGGTGCTCTGATAAAGGAGTACGCCGAAAACCCCAGTCTACGGAGCATATACGCATCTCAAACCATTGTGTACGAGGTCGTCAACGAAGACGAGCGCTTCATCGAAAAGGCGGCTCTGCCTATCGAGGAGGAGTTCCCAATCGGCACCCGGGCGTTCTTCCTGGGCGAATATGCCTACGGGCGTCCGCTTGAAATCACTGGCCACGTCAGCGGCAAGACTGAAGTCGTCGTCTCACTGCCCAAGACGAAGGAGCCAGATTTCGCCAAGGCCATGATCCACCAGGCGGAACGAAACAACCCATACACACCGTCTTTTGCTGTCGCCAAGCAGCTTGGAGTGCACCCTCTTGTGCTGAGCAAGATCACATCATCTTACCAGATCCTCAACTCGGCTGGCTTAAAGCTCAATCTGGGCTTGAACCTCAAATTCGAGGGCCGCAAACTGAAGGTACTCGGCTATTCCCGCAAGTCTCGCACGGGTTGGGAGTTTAGCGCTGCGGCCATCAAGCTCATTGCCGACTACATGGTCGCGTTCCCAGACTTCTTCGCGGCGATCCAGAAGGAGCCTCAAAGGAGCGAGATCACGGACACGGACCTTTGGAAGGACCCGACCGTGGCGTCTCAGCGAGTTAAGGACATCGTCGCCTGGCTGAAGAAACAGGAGACTAGCAAGTTTGAGCGGGTGCCCCTCGAAGCTGAGCAGCTTGATTCTGATGTGGTCATGGCCCTTGCCGATGCTGGCGAGCGAATCTTCCAGGCGACGCAGGATATCGATATCCGCAAGATGAAGGGTGTTCCTCGAGTGGCAATTCTGAAGCCATCCGATGCGGAGCTGGTCCTCGGAAACCAGAGCTTCCAGCTTGGCGACCGCGTGACCTTtgcagccgctgcaggcAAGGTTCCCATTGCGACGCGAGGCACCGTCGTTGGCATCAGCCGCACGGCCACCGCGCTACTTCTAGACGTCCTGTGGGACACGTCTTTCATGAGTGGCACCACTCTCGGTGACAGAGCGCCGATGTTCCGCGGCCAGACGGTCGCGTCATCCTCGGTTCTTAACACTTCGGACAAGCAGGTCGTCTCTGCCTCTAGCAGgtcgcagcagcgacgagctgcgccgaACCAGACAACCGGAACGTACGGCTCGATCGGCATAACCCAGCTCAAGGACGCTCcaactcctcctcccctgcgAGGCGGATGGCGCGGTGCGATGAACCCCGATAGGAActcgccagctcgccgcggcagccCGAACGCTCGCGGTAGTAGTGCTCCCAACCTGCTACATAGCACTCTTGTGtaccgcggcggccccaacGGCGCGCAGTCCCCAGGCCAGAACGCAAACGGGCATGGCCGCGGGGGCAATCAAACCGGCAGAGCTGGCGGCAGTGGccgcggtcgaggtcgaggcaaCTTTGAGGGAGCACAAGCGCCTTccggtggcgaggaggctcCCAAGTATGGCAACGTCCCTCCGCCAGTGAGCCTCGACAACTCACGTGGtggtcgcggccgcggccgaggtggcaGGGGACGAAATGGTCCCCcccggggccgcggcggcaatgggAGAGGAGGTAGTGTGGCCCAAGGTTAG
- the SPC3 gene encoding Signal peptidase complex subunit (EggNog:ENOG503NYT4~COG:U~SECRETED:SignalP(1-28~SECRETED:cutsite=IAA-TD~SECRETED:prob=0.2753)~BUSCO:EOG09264VC6) translates to MHSSFTRLQNVFGFFTTVACVLGAFIAATDLITPRTPSGVVSPNNVQVVKGRPHYYSSKKEEYAIIKFSLEADLSSLFTWNTKQVFVYVTADWPAIAGANATNSAVIWDTIITNPSADHLKNIGPLAMKKLKKSAEGKTIDPSRGLLKLRNQRPKYQITHPSGKIAQAQDVTLKIHYNVQPWVGLLTWNMDKDIFKWKTMAGGLSDKFVLPAIKSKDNKTKSKSK, encoded by the exons ATGCACTCCTCCTTCACCCGCCTCCAAAACGTCTTCGGCTTCTTCACCACCGTCGCgtgcgtcctcggcgccttcatcgccgccaccgatcTCATCACACCGCGCACGcccagcggcgtcgtcagccCCAACAATGTCCAAGT CGTCAAGGGTCGCCCGCATTACTACTCCTCCAAGAAGGAAGAGTATGCCATCATAAAGTTCTCCCTTGAGGCCGacctctcctccctcttcACCTGGAACACCAAGCAGGTCTTCGTCTACGTCACCGCCGACTGGCCCGCCATCGCTGGCGCCAACGCGACTAACTCGGCCGTCATCTGGgacaccatcatcaccaacccGAGCGCCGACCACCTCAAGAACATTGGCCCCTTGGCCATGAAGAAGCTTAAGAAGagcgccgagggcaagacCATTGACCCCAGCCG TGGCCTTCTCAAGCTGCGCAACCAAAGGCCCAAATACCAAATCACGCACCCGAGCGGCAAAATTGCCCAGGCCCAGGACGTCACCCTCAAGATCCACTACAATGTCCAGCCGTGGGTTGGCCTGCTCACCTGGAATATGGACAAGGATATCTTCAAGTGGAAGACGATGGCCGGCGGGCTGAGCGACAAGTTCGTGCTCCCCGCCATCAAGTCTAAAGACAACAAGACCAAGAGCAAGAGCAAGTGA